In Notamacropus eugenii isolate mMacEug1 chromosome 1, mMacEug1.pri_v2, whole genome shotgun sequence, one genomic interval encodes:
- the CYP11A1 gene encoding cholesterol side-chain cleavage enzyme, mitochondrial — translation MMLARAVSHQSSLAKGLHCFLGSPREDVWTSKVRNIQLPAGSGDLSAFPVQLQGPRPFNEIPSKGANGWMNLLHFWMENGPQYLHNRTIQGFQQLGPIYREKLGNTESVFIINPDDAARLFRAEGPYPERYGIPPWLAYHTYMKKPIGVLFKTSENWKRDRIFLNQFVLALNSMDNFEPLITPISEDFVKKIYKGIERSNQGKFTVDLSQHLFRYAFESICNILFGERLGLLEDFVDPRAQKFIDAVSTMFETSVPMLSIPPELFRMVRAKAWRDHVASWDVIFDRAEDYIQNFHQDKKLRSGLTDVYPGILYSLLQKNTMNFEDVKANVTEMMAGGVDTTSMTLQWCLYEMARNQKVQDMLRAEVLAAHRDAQGDVKKMLKSVPLLKAAIKETLRLHPIAITIQRYIPSDLVLQNYMIPAKTLVQVAIFAMGKDPNFFSNPDKFDPSRWLNEDTYFRALSFGFGPRQCLGRRIAELEMTIFLMHILENFKIEVQKLSDVGTIFNLILMPDRPIVFTFQPFKPQL, via the exons ATGATGTTAGCCAGGGCAGTCTCACATCAGTCATCTTTGGCCAAGGGCCTTCACTGCTTCCTTGGCTCACCAAGAGAAGATGTTTGGACATCTAAGGTCCGGAATATACAGCTGCCAGCAGGAAGTGGTGATCTGAGTGCCTTCCCTGTCCAGTTGCAGGGGCCCCGGCCCTTCAATGAAATTCCCTCAAAGGGGGCCAATGGTTGGATGAATCTGCTCCACTTCTGGATGGAGAATGGGCCACAGTACCTGCATAACCGAACCATACAGGGCTTCCAACAGTTAGGCCCAATTTACCG GGAGAAACTTGGCAATACAGAATCTGTTTTTATCATCAACCCTGATGATGCTGCCCGCCTCTTTAGGGCAGAGGGACCCTACCCAGAAAGATATGGCATCCCACCATGGTTGGCTTATCACACGTACATGAAAAAACCTATTGGAGTCCTGTTCAA GACCTCTGAAAACTGGAAGAGAGACCGGATTTTCCTGAACCAGTTTGTACTGGCTTTGAACTCAATGGACAATTTCGAGCCCCTTATCACCCCAATTTCAGAGGACTTTGTAAAGAAGATTTATAAGGGGATTGAGAGGAGCAACCAAGGAAAGTTCACGGTGGACCTCAGTCAGCACCTGTTTCGATATGCTTTTGAGT CTATCTGCAACATTCTCTTTGGGGAGCGTCTGGGACTCCTAGAAGATTTTGTGGACCCCAGGGCCCAGAAGTTCATCGATGCTGTGTCTACAATGTTTGAGACTAGTGTTCCAATGCTGAGCATCCCTCCAGAACTGTTCCGCATGGTCAGGGCCAAGGCCTGGAGGGACCATGTGGCCTCATGGGATGTGATTTTTGATCGAG cTGAAGACTATATACAGAACTTCCACCAGGACAAGAAACTGAGATCAGGACTCACTGATGTTTATCCAGGCATTCTCTACTCTCTCTTACAAAAGAATACCATGAATTTTGAAGATGTCAAAGCCAATGTTACAGAAATGATGGCAGGAGGGGTGGACACG ACATCAATGACCCTACAGTGGTGCCTGTATGAAATGGCTCGGAACCAAAAGGTACAAGATATGCTTCGGGCTGAAGTCCTGGCTGCCCATCGAGATGCCCAGGGAGATGTGAAGAAGATGCTCAAATCTGTTCCACTTCTCAAAGCTGCCATCAAAGAAACCCTGAG gtTACACCCCATTGCAATTACCATACAAAGGTATATTCCATCGGATTTAGTTCTCCAGAATTACATGATTCCTGCCAAA ACACTGGTCCAAGTGGCCATCTTTGCCATGGGAAAGGATCCTAATTTCTTCTCCAACCCAGACAAGTTTGATCCTAGCAGATGGCTCAATGAGGACACCTACTTCCGAGCTCTGAGCTTTGGCTTTGGTCCTAGACAATGCCTAGGGAGGAGGATTGCCGAACTGGAGATGACTATCTTTCTGATGCAT ATTCTGGAGAACTTCAAGATTGAAGTCCAAAAGCTTTCAGACGTGGGGACCATCTTTAATCTCATCCTGATGCCTGACAGACCCATCGTATTCACCTTTCAACCCTTCAAACCCCAGCTGTAA